The window GGCGTTGTGGAGTCGATGAACTCCTGCAGGTCATGCCGCAGCCTGTCTAAGTTGGCGCCACAAGCGCGCAGCACATTGGCTGCCGCCTCATTATCCAAAAGCGCTAACAAAAGGTGCTCAACCGTCATGAACTCATGACGCTTTGCGCGAGCCTCTTTGAAAGCCAGATTGAGGGTGACTTCGAGCTCACGGTTTAACATAACTTCACCTCATACCCAAGCGGCCGGAGTTAACCGTCCTTCTCGATCTCACAGAGTAGCGGATGCTGGCACTCTCTCGCGTACTGGTTGACCTGCATAGCCTTGGTTTCAGCGATGTCGCGGGTAAACACTCCGCACACTGCCCGCCCCTCTGTATGGACGGCCAGCATGATCTTGGTCGCCAGCTCCCTGTTCAGGTTGAAAAACACCTCGAGCACTTCGACCACAAAATCCATGGGCGTGTAGTCATCATTGAATAGGACCACTTTATACATCGGTGGCACCTGCAACTTCGGCTTGGCCTCCTGCACGACTAGGCCGAAAGAATCACCCTCATGTGGCGCAGGATGATCCTGATTGAATGTTAGTCGAATCTGGCTGCTTACACGCATATTGGAATGAAAGGTTCGCGGCTGGAGAATGACGATGCTAGACGGACTTTGACCGATTTCGCAGGTGGTCGCCGTATAGCCTTGACTATCGGCAAAAGGGTGTTACAAACAGTGAATACCCATTTTGGGTATCAGGAGTTCCGCGCCCCATCCAAACCGGTCATTTCGCGCGGAATCGGGTGGATGATACTCCAGCTATGGAGTCCTTTGCAGAGGGATATCAGCATGCTTAGCGGTAAGGTCAAGTGGTTCAACAACGCCAAGGGCTATGGATTTATCCTGGCAGACGGCCGAGATGAGGACCTGTTCGCCCACTACTCGGCGATCCAAATGGAAGGCTACAAGACGCTTAAAGCTGGCCAACCGGTAAGCTTCGATATCGTTCAAGGCCCCAAGGGACTGCACGCCGTCAACATCAGCACGATTTCTGCATCGGCTGAAGCCCCCGCTACTGCCCCACAGACCCAGAGTTCTGCGCTCGAAGCTTAAGCTCAGTAGCATTTGACATAAAAAAGGCCGGTCAATTTGACCGGCCTTTTTCTTGCCGCGGATCAGCTCACATATGAGCGATCATGGCATCCCCGAACTCCGAGCAAGACAGCAGCTTGGCGCCGTCCATCAGGCGCTCGAAGTCGTAGGTCACTGTCTTCGCGGCGATAGCGCCATTGGTGCCCTTGATGATCAGGTCGGCAGCTTCGGTCCAGCCCATGTGGCGCAGCATCATCTCAGCAGAGAGAATGACCGACCCCGGGTTGACCTTGTCCTGGCCAGCATACTTCGGCGCGGTGCCGTGGGTAGCTTCGAACATGGCCACGTTGTCGGACAGGTTAGCGCCCGGAGCGATACCGATACCGCCCACTTCCGCCGCCAAGGCATCGGAGAGGTAGTCACCGTTTAGGTTCAGGGTGGCGATTACATCGTATTCGGCCGGACGCAGCAGAATCTGCTGCAGCATGGCGTCGGCGATGGCATCTTTGACCACGACGGTTTTGCCGGTGTTCGGGTTCTTGAATTGCATCCATGGGCCGCCGTCCAGCAACTCAGCACCGAACTCGTCACGGGCAACTTCGTAGCCCCAATCTTTGAAGGCACCTTCGGTGAACTTCATGATGTTGCCTTTGTGCACAATGGTCAGCGAGTCGCGGTTGTTATCGACGACGTACTGCAGAGCCTTGCGTACCAGGCGCTGGGTACCTTGCTTGGAAACCGGCTTGATGCCGATACCGCAATCCTGATCGAAACGGATCTTAGTGACACCCATCTCTTCTTTCAGGAACTTGATAACCTTAGTCGCTTCAGGCGAACCGGCCTTCCATTCGATTCCGGCATAAATATCTTCGGAGTTTTCACGGAAGATGGTCATGTCGACGTCGCCTGGCTTCTTGACCGGGCTGGGCACGCCTTCGAACCAGCGCACCGGGCGCAGGCAGACATACAGATCGAGTTCCTGACGCAGGGCTACGTTCAGCGAACGGATACCACCACCGACCGGAGTGGTCAGCGGACCCTTGATGGAAACAACGTAATCGCGCACGGCCTCCAGGGTTTCTTTCGGCAGCCAGGTGTCCTGGTCGTAGACTTTGGTGGCTTTCTCACCAGCGTAAACTTCCATCCAGGCGATTTTGCGCTCACCGTTATAGGCTTTCTGTACGGCCGCATCGACGACCTTGATCATCACCGGACTGATGTCGGCACCGATGCCATCGCCCTCGATGAACGGGATGATCGGGTTGTTCGGTACATTCAGGGACATGTCGGCATTGACGGTGATTTTGTCACCGGTTGCTGGCACCTGGATCTTTTGGTATCCCATGCTGGACTCCGTAGCTCGTGTGGTCTGACATCCCGCCGCGCGGATGGCGCGGCAGCTGGATCTTGGGTCTCGGAAAGGCGGGTCATTCTTGTAGTTTTTCTACAGAAAGTCACGCACTTTTCCATCTATCAGCGCGGCGAATTACTGCTCAGAGCCATATAAAACCAGCCTTTTATGCGCTCTTGTAGTAAGACTACAAGAGCGCTACAAAACCCGCCGAACAAGGCCGCAATTTATCCTAGCAGCTCATCACTCGCGCACCCTGACTCGCCGCCTGTTGCCGCGCTGGCTAATATGCGCCTCCCGAACGAGAGGACTCCATAATGCGCTTCACCCCTCATGTTACCGTCGCCACTGTGATTGAGAGCGAAGGCCGCTTCCTGCTGGTCGAGGAGATGGCGGGCGGCCGTGCCGTATTTAATCAGCCTGCCGGCCACTTGGAAGCCGACGAAAGTCTGATTGAGGCCGCCTTACGCGAGACGCTGGAAGAAACCGGCTGGGACGTCGAGCTGACGGCAGTCACCGGCATCTACCTGTATACCGCCGTCAGCAATGGCGTGACCTACCAGCGCGTCTGCTTCTCCGGCAGACCGCTGCAGCAACGGCCCAATCACTCGCTCGACGAGGGCATCCTTGGCCCACGCTGGCTGAGCCGAGCGGAGCTGGCCGCACAACCTGAACGCTGGCGTAGCGAGTTGGTTCTGCGCTGCATCGACGACTATCTCGGCGGCGAACGTTTTCCGCTGAGCCTGATCCGCATGCCTGCTTGAATCGCCTTGGCAGCCTGGCTGCTGATAGAATTCCATCCTTCACCCGAGCCAAGCCTCCGTATCGCCATGTCTGATCCAGTCCGCAATGCAACTCCACAGCGCGTCATCGTCGGCATGTCCGGTGGCGTTGATTCCTCCGTGTCCGCCCTTCTGTTGATGCAGCAGGGCTACCAGGTGGAAGGCCTGTTCATGAAGAACTGGGAAGAGGACGACGGCACCGAATACTGCACCGCCATGGATGATCTGGCCGACGCCCAGGCGGTCTGCGACAAGCTCGGGATCAAACTGCACACCGCCAATTTCGCGGCGGAATATTGGGATAACGTGTTCGAGCACTTTCTCACCGAATACAAGGCCGGCCGCACGCCGAACCCAGACATCCTCTGCAACCGCGAAATCAAGTTCAAAGCCTTCCTCGACTACGCCTTGACCCTCGGCGCCGACCTCATCGCTACCGGTCATTATGTGCGCCGCCGCGATAGCGACGGGCGCACCGAACTGCTCAAGGGCCTCGACCCGAACAAGGATCAGAGCTACTTCCTCCACGCCGTGGGCGGCGAGCAGATTGCCAAGACCCTGTTTCCGGTTGGCGAACTGGAAAAGCCCGCGGTCCGCGTCATCGCCGAGCAATACGAACTGGCCACGGCGAAGAAGAAAGACTCTACCGGCATCTGCTTTATCGGCGAGCGCCGTTTCAGCGACTTCCTCAAACAATACCTGCCAGCCCAACCGGGCAACATCGAAACCACCGAAGGCCAGGTGATTGGCCGCCATCATGGCTTGATGTACCACACCATCGGCCAGCGCCAAGGCCTGGGTATTGGCGGTCTGAAGGATGCCGGCGAAGAGCCCTGGTACGTATTGAGCAAAGTCCTTGAGCGCAATGTCCTGATTGTCGGCCAGAGCAACGACCATCCCTGGCTGTTCTCCCGCGCCCTGCTGTGTTCAGAGATCTACTGGGTCAATCCCATCGACCTGAGCCAGCCGCGCCAGTTGAACGCCAAGGTGCGTTATCGCCAGAGCGACCAGGCCTGCACCCTGGAAAGAACCGCCAGCGGCTACCGCGCGACATTCGCCCAGCCGCAACGGGCGGTGACGCCCGGCCAATCGGTGGTGTTCTACGACGGCGCGGTTTGCCTGGGCGGCGGCGTGATCGAAACCGCCGAGCCCTGGAACAGCAAGGATCCGCACCCATGACGCCAATGCAGGAACAACTGGTGGCCCTCGGCGCGGTCTTTGAGGCGGCAGTCCTGGTCGACAAAATCGCCCGCACCGGCCAGATCAGTGAAGCCCCGCTGGGCTGCATGCTCGGTAGCCTGCTGATACGCAACCCCGAGAACACGTTGGAAATCTACGGTGGGGACGATCTCAATCTGCGTGATGGCTACCGCGCTCTGGCCGGCGCCCTCGAGCGCGAGCCGGCCAGCCTGCAGCGCGAACCACTGCGCTATGCCCTCGCCCTGCTCGGCCTGGAGCGCCAGTTGGCCAAGCGCGATGACATGCTGCACGTCATCGGCAGTCGCCTCGATCAGATTCAGCAGCAGGTGCAGCATTTCAGCTTGACCCACGAAAACGTCGTGGCGAGTTGCGCCAGCCTTTATCAGGACACCTTGAGTACCTTTCGTCAGCGCATTCAGGTGCAAGGCGACATGCGCAACCTGCAGCAGCCAAACAACGCCGCAAAAATCCGCGCCCTGCTGCTAACCGGCATCCGCTCGGCTCGTCTGTGGCGCCAGCTGGGAGGCCATCGCTGGCAGCTGGTTTTCAGTCGCCGCAAGATGCTCGCCGAGCTGTACCCGCTGATGCGCGGCTGACCCCGGCCATCGGCGCAAGACACGACGCTAATCGGCTAGCCGCGGGCCGGGCGCGTTTTTCATGTATGATACGCCCCCATTTTCGTTAGCCGACTGTCCGAGAACGCCCTCCATGCAGCTCTCCTCGCTCACCGCGGTTTCCCCCGTCGACGGCCGTTACGCCGGCAAAACCAGCGCCCTGCGCCCCATTTTCAGCGAATACGGCCTGATCCGCTTCCGCGTCATGGTCGAAGTGCGCTGGCTGCAGCGTCTGGCCGCGCACCCGGGTGTTCCGGAAGTCGCGCCCTTCTCCGCCGCAGCCAATACCCTGCTCAACGGCCTGGTCGATGACTTCCAGCTGGAGCACGCCGAGCGCGTCAAAGAGATCGAGCGTACCACCAACCACGACGTCAAAGCCGTGGAGTACCTGCTCAAGGAGCAGGCCGCCAAGCTGCCGGAGCTGGCCACGGTCAACGAGTTCATCCACTTCGCCTGCACCAGCGAGGACATCAACAACCTGTCCCACGCCCTGATGCTGCGTGAAGGCCGCGACCACGTGCTGCTGCCACTGATGCGCCAGATCGCCGGCGCGATCCGTGAGCTGG is drawn from Pseudomonas cavernae and contains these coding sequences:
- the clpS gene encoding ATP-dependent Clp protease adapter ClpS, whose amino-acid sequence is MRVSSQIRLTFNQDHPAPHEGDSFGLVVQEAKPKLQVPPMYKVVLFNDDYTPMDFVVEVLEVFFNLNRELATKIMLAVHTEGRAVCGVFTRDIAETKAMQVNQYARECQHPLLCEIEKDG
- the cspD gene encoding cold shock domain-containing protein CspD, encoding MLSGKVKWFNNAKGYGFILADGRDEDLFAHYSAIQMEGYKTLKAGQPVSFDIVQGPKGLHAVNISTISASAEAPATAPQTQSSALEA
- the icd gene encoding NADP-dependent isocitrate dehydrogenase, coding for MGYQKIQVPATGDKITVNADMSLNVPNNPIIPFIEGDGIGADISPVMIKVVDAAVQKAYNGERKIAWMEVYAGEKATKVYDQDTWLPKETLEAVRDYVVSIKGPLTTPVGGGIRSLNVALRQELDLYVCLRPVRWFEGVPSPVKKPGDVDMTIFRENSEDIYAGIEWKAGSPEATKVIKFLKEEMGVTKIRFDQDCGIGIKPVSKQGTQRLVRKALQYVVDNNRDSLTIVHKGNIMKFTEGAFKDWGYEVARDEFGAELLDGGPWMQFKNPNTGKTVVVKDAIADAMLQQILLRPAEYDVIATLNLNGDYLSDALAAEVGGIGIAPGANLSDNVAMFEATHGTAPKYAGQDKVNPGSVILSAEMMLRHMGWTEAADLIIKGTNGAIAAKTVTYDFERLMDGAKLLSCSEFGDAMIAHM
- a CDS encoding NUDIX hydrolase, with amino-acid sequence MRFTPHVTVATVIESEGRFLLVEEMAGGRAVFNQPAGHLEADESLIEAALRETLEETGWDVELTAVTGIYLYTAVSNGVTYQRVCFSGRPLQQRPNHSLDEGILGPRWLSRAELAAQPERWRSELVLRCIDDYLGGERFPLSLIRMPA
- the mnmA gene encoding tRNA 2-thiouridine(34) synthase MnmA, with translation MSDPVRNATPQRVIVGMSGGVDSSVSALLLMQQGYQVEGLFMKNWEEDDGTEYCTAMDDLADAQAVCDKLGIKLHTANFAAEYWDNVFEHFLTEYKAGRTPNPDILCNREIKFKAFLDYALTLGADLIATGHYVRRRDSDGRTELLKGLDPNKDQSYFLHAVGGEQIAKTLFPVGELEKPAVRVIAEQYELATAKKKDSTGICFIGERRFSDFLKQYLPAQPGNIETTEGQVIGRHHGLMYHTIGQRQGLGIGGLKDAGEEPWYVLSKVLERNVLIVGQSNDHPWLFSRALLCSEIYWVNPIDLSQPRQLNAKVRYRQSDQACTLERTASGYRATFAQPQRAVTPGQSVVFYDGAVCLGGGVIETAEPWNSKDPHP
- the hflD gene encoding high frequency lysogenization protein HflD — translated: MTPMQEQLVALGAVFEAAVLVDKIARTGQISEAPLGCMLGSLLIRNPENTLEIYGGDDLNLRDGYRALAGALEREPASLQREPLRYALALLGLERQLAKRDDMLHVIGSRLDQIQQQVQHFSLTHENVVASCASLYQDTLSTFRQRIQVQGDMRNLQQPNNAAKIRALLLTGIRSARLWRQLGGHRWQLVFSRRKMLAELYPLMRG